Proteins encoded by one window of Nitrospirota bacterium:
- a CDS encoding NAD(P)/FAD-dependent oxidoreductase yields MSKSEYVIVGSNVAAVGAIDGIRKHDKKSSILTISFESLGSYSKAMLAEYIEGANAQWLEFRGKDYFKKMGVDCLFGRKVTGLDSDKSILTTDNGEEISYKKLLLGVGGVPFKPVIKGAEGKELVFTFTDLLDAEKIREALPRFNSAVVIGAGFTGTEIAYTLNKLNKKVTVVELGDRVLVKALDPRSSEIAQSLMHGEGIEFYLNDTVEEISGNKEITGVSLKSGKVIPCQAVITAIGVIPNGELIKNTPVKFDRGLDVDDYMCTNVPNVYGAGDVVKALDITDGLKRSLPLWPLAFQQGLVAGKNMAGGRYPYAGGLPINSLKFLKVPILSAGITTPPDASYEVIYVSDPKGTFYRSLVLKEGRLKGFVTIGEIDGAGVLTGLIRNKIDISGIKTKLLNKKKVGLMQMPREWRNRIFTRRDETDYHD; encoded by the coding sequence ATGTCTAAATCAGAATATGTAATTGTCGGATCAAATGTTGCTGCTGTAGGAGCAATAGACGGGATAAGGAAGCACGATAAAAAGTCTTCTATACTAACTATATCCTTTGAGTCTCTTGGTTCGTACTCAAAGGCAATGCTCGCAGAGTACATTGAGGGCGCTAACGCCCAGTGGCTTGAATTCAGGGGCAAGGACTACTTTAAAAAGATGGGTGTAGATTGCCTCTTTGGCAGGAAAGTAACTGGACTTGATTCAGATAAGTCTATTCTTACAACAGATAATGGTGAAGAGATCTCATATAAAAAACTCCTCCTTGGAGTAGGCGGGGTTCCCTTTAAGCCGGTAATAAAAGGGGCAGAGGGTAAAGAGCTGGTTTTTACATTTACAGACTTATTGGATGCAGAGAAAATTCGTGAAGCGCTTCCGCGTTTTAACAGTGCAGTGGTTATTGGCGCCGGGTTTACGGGGACAGAGATTGCCTATACCTTGAATAAGCTTAACAAAAAGGTGACAGTAGTCGAACTTGGGGACCGGGTGCTTGTCAAGGCATTAGACCCCAGGTCATCGGAAATTGCCCAATCCCTCATGCATGGTGAGGGGATAGAGTTTTATTTAAATGATACTGTTGAAGAGATTTCCGGAAACAAGGAAATAACGGGTGTAAGTTTAAAGAGCGGCAAGGTTATCCCTTGTCAGGCGGTTATTACTGCAATCGGAGTGATACCTAACGGAGAGCTGATTAAGAACACTCCGGTTAAATTTGACAGGGGATTAGATGTGGATGACTACATGTGTACCAATGTCCCGAATGTATATGGTGCAGGCGACGTGGTTAAGGCGCTTGATATCACTGATGGCCTGAAACGCTCATTGCCATTATGGCCGCTGGCGTTTCAGCAGGGTCTGGTTGCAGGAAAGAATATGGCAGGAGGCAGGTATCCTTATGCAGGCGGGCTGCCAATAAATTCTCTGAAGTTTCTGAAAGTGCCAATTCTTTCGGCAGGCATTACTACCCCGCCTGATGCAAGTTATGAAGTCATATATGTCAGTGACCCTAAAGGTACATTTTACAGAAGCCTTGTTCTCAAAGAAGGCAGGTTAAAAGGCTTTGTAACCATAGGTGAGATTGACGGGGCCGGTGTTTTAACAGGGCTTATCAGAAATAAGATAGATATATCAGGTATTAAGACTAAACTGCTTAACAAGAAAAAGGTTGGACTTATGCAAATGCCCCGTGAGTGGAGAAACAGGATTTTTACACGAAGGGATGAGACAGACTATCATGATTGA
- a CDS encoding 4Fe-4S binding protein codes for MKKVIIIEDYCIACYNCEVACVATHSRSQDPVKSYKREGLRGKTNAVVEVESPLAFSSMCRHCKHPWCMDACISGAIQRLDNGIVYLDEERCVGCWGCVVGCPYGAAHPNLAGKDKHAFKCDLCIKRLDAGLNPACVEACPNNALLYDETIEEREEVHK; via the coding sequence GTGAAAAAAGTCATAATAATAGAAGACTACTGCATAGCCTGTTATAACTGTGAGGTGGCTTGTGTTGCAACGCATTCACGGAGCCAGGACCCTGTAAAGTCTTATAAAAGGGAAGGGCTGCGGGGGAAAACGAATGCAGTTGTTGAGGTTGAGTCGCCATTGGCCTTTTCTTCAATGTGCAGGCATTGTAAACATCCATGGTGTATGGATGCCTGCATCAGCGGTGCAATACAAAGGCTTGATAATGGCATAGTTTATCTTGACGAGGAACGCTGTGTAGGGTGCTGGGGTTGTGTAGTCGGGTGTCCGTATGGCGCTGCTCATCCTAATCTTGCAGGCAAAGACAAACATGCATTCAAATGTGACCTTTGCATTAAGAGGCTTGATGCCGGGCTTAATCCCGCCTGTGTTGAGGCCTGTCCGAACAATGCATTGCTGTATGATGAGACCATTGAAGAAAGAGAAGAGGTCCACAAGTAA